A genomic region of Ewingella sp. CoE-038-23 contains the following coding sequences:
- a CDS encoding DHCW motif cupin fold protein, with the protein MKLAAIPFCTTDWSQIEPTEHAGETGVALWRTQHFGDIRVRIVEYSAGYLADHWCSKGHVLFCLEGELQTRLDDGRTFTLTPGMSYQVADNAEAHQSSTALGAKLFVVD; encoded by the coding sequence ATGAAGCTTGCTGCAATTCCGTTTTGCACCACCGACTGGAGCCAGATAGAGCCAACCGAGCACGCGGGAGAAACCGGCGTAGCCCTGTGGCGCACCCAGCATTTCGGCGATATTCGCGTGAGGATCGTCGAGTATTCGGCGGGCTATTTGGCGGACCACTGGTGTAGCAAGGGGCACGTGCTGTTTTGTCTCGAGGGCGAATTACAGACTCGTCTCGACGACGGCCGCACCTTCACCCTAACACCCGGCATGAGCTATCAGGTGGCGGATAACGCAGAGGCGCACCAATCCTCGACCGCGTTGGGCGCAAAGCTGTTTGTGGTTGACTGA
- a CDS encoding Yip1 family protein, whose amino-acid sequence MVNHVWGLMSRPGPELQQIQRERETVSHVYFHHVLLMALIPVVCSFIGTTQLGWNFGDGQRLIVSLFTASYIAVIFYVLMLGAVALMGRIIYWMARRYDSRPSLNSCIVFAGYVATPMFLSGVVALYPMVWLCLFVGLIGLCYSGYLLYLGIPNFLNIDHREGFLFSSSTLAMGVLVLELLLALTVLMWGYGAKLF is encoded by the coding sequence ATGGTCAATCATGTCTGGGGACTGATGTCCCGTCCCGGTCCAGAATTGCAACAAATCCAGCGCGAGCGGGAAACCGTCTCACACGTCTATTTTCATCACGTATTGCTTATGGCGCTGATCCCGGTGGTGTGCTCCTTTATCGGGACCACCCAGTTGGGATGGAACTTTGGCGACGGTCAGCGACTGATTGTTTCCCTGTTTACCGCCTCTTATATTGCCGTGATTTTCTATGTATTGATGCTTGGCGCGGTGGCCCTAATGGGGCGGATCATCTACTGGATGGCTCGCCGTTATGACAGCCGACCTTCGCTCAATAGCTGTATCGTCTTCGCCGGTTATGTGGCGACGCCGATGTTCCTCAGCGGCGTGGTGGCGCTCTATCCCATGGTGTGGCTGTGCCTGTTCGTCGGGCTGATTGGCCTGTGCTACAGCGGCTATCTGCTGTATCTCGGCATCCCTAACTTCCTCAATATTGACCACCGCGAAGGCTTCCTGTTCTCCAGCTCGACGCTGGCGATGGGCGTGCTGGTGCTAGAGCTGCTGCTGGCCCTGACCGTATTGATGTGGGGTTATGGCGCGAAACTGTTCTGA
- the phnE gene encoding phosphonate ABC transporter, permease protein PhnE, producing the protein MLTEALAPSAIANIKRDNPTLFSAQRRYLRYLGTFAVLITLYYIYFFTFYGIPWTAVVHGSSEIGRYFLRMFVWHNFSEWPLMYYFEQIVMTLAIVFAGTITASFLALPLSFLAARNVMSTPVLRPISLVVRRILDVLRGLDMAIWGLIFVRAVGMGPLAGVLAIILQDLGLLGKLYAEGHEAVERSPSRGLRALGANPLQTHRFGIFTQSFPTFLALSLYQIESNTRSAAVLGFVGAGGIGLVYAENMRLWNWDVVMFITLILVVIVMTMDKISSILRAKYIHGEDIDLFEAPPKPKPPIELYKP; encoded by the coding sequence ATGCTAACTGAAGCTCTGGCACCATCGGCTATCGCCAATATCAAGCGCGATAACCCAACACTGTTTTCCGCCCAGCGTCGCTATCTGCGCTACCTCGGCACCTTCGCCGTGCTGATCACGCTGTATTACATCTACTTTTTCACCTTCTACGGCATTCCGTGGACCGCCGTGGTGCACGGCTCATCGGAGATTGGTCGTTATTTCCTGCGCATGTTTGTGTGGCATAACTTCTCCGAATGGCCGCTGATGTATTACTTCGAGCAAATTGTGATGACGCTGGCGATTGTCTTCGCCGGGACCATAACCGCCTCCTTCCTCGCACTGCCGCTGTCGTTTTTGGCGGCGCGAAATGTGATGTCCACGCCGGTGCTGCGGCCGATTTCGCTGGTGGTGCGCCGCATTCTGGACGTCCTGCGCGGTTTGGACATGGCTATCTGGGGGCTGATTTTTGTCCGCGCCGTCGGCATGGGCCCGCTGGCCGGGGTACTGGCGATTATTCTGCAAGATCTTGGCCTGCTCGGTAAGCTTTACGCCGAAGGGCACGAAGCCGTGGAACGCTCGCCAAGTCGCGGTTTACGGGCCTTGGGCGCGAATCCGCTGCAAACCCATCGCTTTGGTATTTTCACCCAGTCATTCCCGACCTTCCTCGCGCTGTCGCTGTACCAGATTGAGTCCAACACCCGTTCTGCGGCGGTATTGGGTTTTGTTGGGGCAGGGGGGATTGGTCTGGTGTATGCCGAAAACATGCGTTTATGGAACTGGGACGTGGTGATGTTTATCACCCTGATTTTGGTGGTGATCGTGATGACGATGGATAAGATTTCCTCCATCCTGCGCGCGAAATATATTCATGGCGAAGATATCGATTTGTTCGAAGCGCCGCCGAAGCCTAAGCCGCCAATTGAGCTGTACAAACCTTAA
- a CDS encoding aldo/keto reductase, producing the protein MPYQASPSRYENMQYRFCGRSGLQLPALSLGLWHNFGHISALESQRDLLRKAFDLGITHFDLANNYGPPPGSAEENFGRLLREDFAPYRDELIISTKAGYDMWPGPYGSGGSRKYLLSSLDQSLQRMGLEYVDIFYSHRVDEKTPMEETASALAHAVQSGKALYVGISSYSPERTQKMTELLREWKIPLLIHQPSYNLLNRWVDKSGLLDVLEENGTGCIAFTPLAQGLLTGKYLNGIPDGSRMQTEGKKARGLSEKMLTEENLNSLRLLNDMAQKRGQSMAQMALSWLLKDDRVTSVLIGASRPEQLEENVAALGNLHFTAEELAAIDKHVADGELNLWQASSDK; encoded by the coding sequence ATGCCGTATCAGGCAAGCCCTTCCCGTTACGAGAACATGCAATATCGCTTCTGCGGCCGCAGCGGGCTGCAACTGCCCGCGCTGTCACTCGGCCTGTGGCACAACTTCGGGCATATCAGCGCGCTGGAGTCCCAACGCGACCTGCTGCGCAAAGCCTTTGATTTAGGTATCACCCACTTCGACTTAGCCAACAACTACGGCCCGCCTCCGGGGTCTGCGGAAGAGAACTTTGGCCGTCTGCTGCGTGAGGATTTCGCCCCCTATCGCGACGAATTGATCATCTCCACCAAGGCCGGTTATGACATGTGGCCTGGCCCGTACGGCTCCGGCGGCTCGCGTAAATATCTGTTGTCCAGCCTCGACCAAAGCCTGCAACGCATGGGCCTGGAGTATGTCGACATCTTCTACTCCCACCGCGTTGATGAAAAAACCCCGATGGAAGAGACGGCGTCGGCCCTGGCCCACGCGGTGCAGAGCGGCAAGGCGCTGTATGTCGGCATCTCCTCTTACTCGCCAGAACGCACGCAGAAAATGACCGAACTACTGCGCGAGTGGAAAATCCCGCTGCTCATCCATCAGCCTTCTTACAATCTGCTCAACCGCTGGGTAGATAAAAGCGGGCTGCTCGACGTGCTGGAAGAGAACGGTACTGGCTGCATCGCCTTCACCCCGCTGGCACAGGGGCTGCTGACTGGCAAATACCTTAACGGCATCCCGGACGGATCGCGGATGCAGACCGAAGGCAAAAAGGCGCGCGGCCTGTCAGAGAAAATGCTGACCGAGGAGAACCTCAATAGCCTGCGCCTGCTCAACGACATGGCGCAAAAACGCGGCCAAAGCATGGCGCAGATGGCGCTGAGCTGGCTGCTGAAAGACGACCGCGTGACCTCGGTGCTGATAGGCGCTAGCCGACCAGAGCAGTTGGAAGAGAACGTGGCGGCGCTCGGCAACCTGCACTTCACCGCCGAGGAGCTCGCCGCTATTGATAAGCATGTGGCCGATGGCGAGCTGAATCTGTGGCAAGCCTCGTCCGATAAATAA
- a CDS encoding NAD-dependent succinate-semialdehyde dehydrogenase, which yields MPYQTINPFNNKLIKEYQTHNDQQVEQTLSAAHDLYKSEWGQGDMQQRLKVLHKLSDIMSSRVEELAKIVSVEMGKLIEQSRDEVKLCAEIAKYYADNAEEFLKPVPYKSSLGEAWVEHSPIGVIMAVEPWNFPFYQLMRVLAPNLAAGNSVIVKHAGIVPHCAETFEKLVSEAGAPKGAYTNLFISQDQVADIIEDDRVQGVALTGSEKAGAVVAAKAASKLKKSTLELGGNDVFAVLEDADIDHAAEAGAQARVANAGQVCTAAKRFIIHEKVADEFLKKFTEHFKALKIGDPLDSSTTLGPLSSADALKTLTKQVDQAVKNGAKVHVGGKAVANNPGNFYEATILTHITRDNPAYFEEFFGPVAQIYVVKNDEELVKLANDSNYGLGGSLFTKDMKRARKLATQIETGMLYVNSPSNTAPELPFGGVKRSGFGRELSDLGIKEFVNQKLVVLAAKS from the coding sequence ATGCCTTATCAAACGATTAATCCTTTCAACAACAAGCTTATCAAAGAATATCAAACACATAATGATCAGCAGGTTGAACAAACGCTGAGTGCAGCCCATGACCTGTATAAGTCCGAATGGGGTCAAGGGGATATGCAGCAACGCCTGAAAGTGCTGCATAAATTATCCGATATTATGTCTTCCCGAGTGGAAGAGCTGGCGAAAATCGTCAGCGTTGAGATGGGTAAACTGATTGAGCAAAGCCGCGATGAAGTGAAGCTCTGCGCGGAGATTGCCAAGTATTACGCCGACAACGCCGAAGAGTTCCTCAAGCCCGTTCCCTACAAGTCCAGCCTGGGCGAAGCTTGGGTCGAGCATAGCCCGATTGGGGTTATCATGGCGGTTGAGCCGTGGAACTTCCCATTCTACCAGCTGATGCGCGTGTTGGCGCCGAACCTGGCCGCCGGTAACAGCGTCATCGTCAAGCATGCCGGTATTGTTCCGCACTGTGCCGAAACCTTTGAGAAATTGGTCAGCGAAGCCGGGGCACCAAAAGGTGCTTACACCAACCTGTTTATTTCTCAGGATCAGGTGGCCGATATCATTGAAGATGACCGCGTGCAGGGCGTTGCCTTGACCGGCTCGGAAAAAGCCGGTGCCGTGGTAGCCGCCAAAGCGGCTAGCAAGCTGAAGAAATCGACCTTGGAGCTGGGCGGTAATGACGTCTTCGCCGTACTGGAAGATGCCGATATCGACCATGCCGCCGAAGCCGGTGCGCAGGCCCGCGTGGCCAATGCCGGGCAGGTGTGTACCGCCGCTAAGCGCTTTATTATCCATGAGAAAGTCGCCGATGAGTTCCTGAAGAAATTCACCGAACACTTCAAGGCGCTGAAGATCGGTGACCCGCTCGACAGCAGCACCACCCTTGGCCCGCTCTCTTCAGCCGACGCGCTGAAAACCCTGACCAAGCAGGTGGATCAAGCGGTGAAAAACGGTGCGAAAGTCCACGTCGGCGGTAAAGCCGTGGCTAACAATCCGGGTAACTTCTATGAAGCGACCATTCTGACTCACATCACCCGCGACAATCCGGCCTATTTCGAAGAGTTCTTCGGCCCGGTGGCGCAGATTTACGTGGTGAAAAACGATGAAGAGTTAGTGAAATTGGCGAATGACTCCAACTACGGCCTTGGCGGTTCCCTGTTTACCAAAGACATGAAACGCGCCCGTAAGCTGGCGACGCAAATCGAAACCGGCATGCTGTATGTCAATTCACCGTCCAACACCGCGCCAGAATTGCCGTTTGGTGGGGTGAAACGCTCGGGCTTCGGCCGCGAGTTATCAGATTTGGGGATCAAAGAGTTTGTGAACCAGAAACTGGTAGTACTGGCTGCAAAATCCTAG
- the phnC gene encoding phosphonate ABC transporter ATP-binding protein — MAQAQLKLAQAEYPQARTLQQNKVLDVKGLVKSYKSGQRVLNDINFDLHAGEFVAVIGRSGAGKSTLLHVLNGTIPLSDGSVVCHYENGEQQQLAGLTGKALRRWRSGCGMIFQDFCLVPRLDVLTNVLLGRLSQTSTFKSFFNQFDDEDRARAISLLEWLHMLPHALQRAENLSGGQMQRVAICRALMQNPKILLADEPVASLDPKNTLRIMNALKKVSEENIAVMVNLHSVELVKDFCTRVIGIAKGQIIFDGHPDDLNDSILHQLYGEDGESSH, encoded by the coding sequence ATGGCGCAAGCTCAACTTAAGCTGGCACAGGCCGAATATCCACAGGCCCGCACGCTGCAACAGAACAAAGTCTTAGACGTTAAAGGATTGGTGAAATCCTACAAATCAGGACAGCGCGTTCTGAATGACATCAATTTTGATCTGCACGCCGGTGAGTTCGTGGCGGTGATTGGTCGCTCTGGTGCCGGTAAATCAACCTTACTGCACGTGCTGAACGGCACCATCCCTCTGTCTGACGGTAGCGTTGTCTGCCATTACGAAAATGGCGAACAGCAGCAGTTAGCAGGTTTGACTGGCAAGGCGCTGCGCCGCTGGCGTTCAGGCTGTGGCATGATTTTTCAGGATTTCTGTCTGGTACCTCGTCTAGACGTCTTGACCAACGTACTCTTGGGCCGCCTCAGTCAGACTTCTACTTTCAAATCTTTCTTTAACCAATTCGACGACGAAGACCGCGCCCGCGCTATCTCCTTGCTGGAGTGGTTGCATATGTTGCCGCACGCCTTGCAGCGCGCGGAGAACCTCTCTGGTGGACAGATGCAGCGCGTTGCTATCTGTCGCGCATTAATGCAAAACCCCAAAATTCTGCTGGCCGATGAGCCGGTGGCCTCGCTGGACCCAAAAAACACGCTGCGCATTATGAACGCGTTGAAAAAGGTCAGCGAAGAGAATATCGCCGTGATGGTCAACCTGCACTCGGTTGAGCTGGTAAAAGACTTCTGCACCCGCGTGATTGGTATTGCCAAAGGGCAGATTATTTTCGACGGGCATCCTGATGATTTAAATGATTCGATTCTTCATCAACTTTATGGTGAAGACGGCGAATCATCTCATTGA
- a CDS encoding aspartate/glutamate racemase family protein translates to MRIACLHTAESNIAIFDAAADALGISPDQLSHHARPDLLAAAGQAGGLTPEIQQQTREMLLSLAEGADLILLTCSTLGPAATEANTLLEIPVWRVDRALAEQSMTAPGKTRVLYAAPTTLEPTQRLFEQVERHPQAEVEFQQVKGAWEIFLAGNIAGYLQRIAAQADLAFQQGVERVALAQASMAGAGNLTQLGAPLSSPICALRDAIQFLRTAQTEQNS, encoded by the coding sequence TTGCGTATCGCCTGCTTACACACTGCCGAAAGTAATATCGCTATTTTTGATGCCGCCGCCGACGCGCTGGGGATCTCACCCGACCAACTCTCACACCACGCGCGCCCTGACCTGCTGGCCGCCGCCGGACAAGCCGGTGGGCTGACGCCAGAGATTCAGCAGCAAACCCGCGAGATGCTGCTGAGTTTGGCGGAGGGCGCCGACCTGATCCTGCTCACCTGCTCGACGCTGGGGCCAGCCGCCACCGAGGCCAATACGTTGCTCGAGATTCCCGTCTGGCGCGTTGATCGCGCCTTGGCAGAGCAATCCATGACTGCACCGGGCAAAACCCGGGTGCTGTATGCCGCGCCAACTACCCTCGAGCCAACCCAGCGCCTGTTCGAACAGGTGGAGCGTCATCCGCAGGCCGAAGTGGAATTCCAACAGGTGAAAGGTGCGTGGGAAATCTTTTTAGCGGGAAATATTGCCGGGTATTTGCAACGCATTGCGGCACAGGCCGATCTGGCCTTTCAACAGGGCGTGGAGCGCGTGGCGTTGGCGCAGGCTTCCATGGCTGGCGCGGGGAATCTGACTCAACTCGGCGCGCCGCTTTCCAGCCCAATTTGCGCGTTGCGTGACGCAATTCAGTTTTTACGCACCGCGCAAACAGAGCAAAATTCATAA
- the phnE gene encoding phosphonate ABC transporter, permease protein PhnE: MNKDFNRYYQQIRGKQKREALVWSGIMLLLYLWSGNVSELNLKTVFFSAPHFFDYIGETVPVLHWSKLFADGHTEGSLAYWGYRLNIQLPLIWETIQLALSSTILSTALATLLAFMAASNTDSPKWLKFSIRTFVAFLRTMPELAWAVMCVMAFGVGAIPGFIALTLHTVGSLTKLFYESIETASDKPVRGLKSCGAGRLQRMRFALWPQVKPIFLSYSFMRLEINFRQSTILGLVGAGGIGQELMTSIKLDRYDQVSMTLLLIILVVSIMDFLSGKLRKLAVEGTF; this comes from the coding sequence TTGAATAAAGACTTCAATCGTTATTATCAGCAAATTCGCGGCAAACAAAAACGTGAAGCGCTGGTATGGTCGGGAATAATGCTGCTGCTCTATTTATGGTCAGGCAATGTTTCTGAACTCAATCTGAAAACCGTATTTTTCTCTGCTCCACACTTCTTCGATTATATTGGCGAAACCGTGCCGGTATTGCACTGGTCAAAACTGTTTGCTGATGGTCACACTGAAGGTTCGCTGGCTTATTGGGGATACCGTCTGAATATTCAGCTGCCGCTGATTTGGGAAACCATTCAACTCGCGCTCTCATCGACGATTTTATCCACCGCGCTCGCCACCTTGCTGGCTTTTATGGCAGCCAGTAACACCGACTCGCCGAAATGGCTCAAATTTAGTATCCGCACTTTTGTGGCTTTCCTGCGCACCATGCCCGAGCTGGCGTGGGCGGTAATGTGCGTCATGGCGTTCGGCGTCGGGGCTATTCCGGGCTTTATCGCCCTGACCCTGCACACCGTGGGCAGCCTGACCAAACTGTTTTATGAGTCGATTGAAACCGCCTCTGACAAGCCGGTTCGCGGCTTGAAGTCTTGCGGAGCCGGGCGTTTGCAGCGCATGCGCTTTGCCCTCTGGCCGCAGGTCAAACCGATTTTCCTCTCCTACAGCTTTATGCGTCTGGAGATTAACTTCCGCCAGTCAACCATTCTGGGGCTGGTCGGGGCAGGGGGTATTGGCCAAGAGCTGATGACGTCCATCAAACTTGACCGTTACGACCAAGTCAGTATGACGCTGCTGTTAATTATTCTGGTGGTTTCCATCATGGACTTTTTATCCGGCAAGCTGCGTAAACTCGCGGTAGAGGGCACGTTCTGA
- the phnD gene encoding phosphonate ABC transporter substrate-binding protein, with translation MKKLLRLAVLVAGTFTAMHSMAADAPKELNLGILGGQNATQQIGDNQCVKDFFDKELNVDTKLRNSSDYSGVIQGLLGGKVDMVLSMSPSSYASVYLNNPKAVDLVGITIDDTDKSRGYHSIVVVKADSPYKKLSDLKGTAFGFADPDSTSGYLIPNQAFKKEFGGNTDNKYNNFFSSVTFSGGHEQDILGVLNGQFAGAVTWASMIGDRETGYTSGAFNRMIRMDHPDLMKKIRIIWESPLIPNGPILVRSDLPADFKAKLVSAIKKLDTSDHACFVKAVGGTMHIGETSLAEYQQIIDMKRELTKGSR, from the coding sequence ATGAAGAAGTTATTACGTCTGGCGGTATTGGTGGCAGGTACTTTTACCGCAATGCACAGCATGGCAGCAGATGCGCCAAAAGAATTAAATCTGGGTATTCTGGGTGGCCAGAATGCCACTCAACAGATTGGCGATAATCAGTGTGTGAAAGATTTCTTTGATAAAGAATTAAATGTAGATACTAAACTGCGTAACTCTTCTGACTATTCAGGGGTTATTCAGGGCTTATTAGGCGGGAAAGTTGACATGGTATTAAGCATGTCACCTTCATCTTACGCATCGGTTTATTTAAATAACCCGAAAGCCGTCGATTTGGTAGGTATTACTATTGATGACACCGACAAATCTCGCGGTTACCACTCTATCGTGGTGGTAAAAGCCGACAGCCCGTACAAAAAATTGTCTGACCTGAAAGGCACGGCTTTTGGCTTCGCTGACCCAGATTCTACCTCGGGTTATTTGATCCCTAACCAAGCCTTCAAGAAAGAGTTTGGCGGCAACACGGATAACAAATACAACAACTTCTTCTCTAGCGTCACCTTCTCCGGCGGCCACGAGCAGGACATTCTGGGCGTGCTGAACGGCCAATTCGCTGGCGCAGTGACTTGGGCTTCCATGATTGGCGACCGCGAAACAGGCTACACCTCTGGCGCGTTCAACCGCATGATCCGTATGGATCACCCGGACCTGATGAAGAAAATCCGTATTATTTGGGAATCTCCGTTAATTCCAAACGGCCCAATCTTAGTGCGTAGCGACCTGCCAGCTGATTTCAAAGCCAAACTGGTTTCCGCTATTAAGAAATTGGACACCAGCGATCACGCCTGCTTCGTTAAAGCAGTGGGCGGCACGATGCATATTGGTGAAACGTCACTGGCTGAATATCAACAGATTATCGACATGAAGCGTGAATTGACTAAGGGTTCTCGCTAA
- the dld gene encoding D-lactate dehydrogenase, with amino-acid sequence MSIHQDNQTLITRLKEIVGYRHVLTGDSNTERYRKGFRSGGGKALAVVFPQTLLQQWQLLKACVEADKIVIMQAANTGLTEGSTPSGDDYDRDIVIFSTLKLDHIELLDGGNQVIGFPGSTLYKLEKILKPYGREPHSVIGSSCIGASVVGGICNNSGGSLVKRGPAYTEMALYAQIDEQGELQLINHLGIELGDTPEQILTRLEKGNFTASEVHHDQRLASDHDYAERVRDVDADTPSRFNADQRRLFEASGCAGKLAVFAVRLDTFPAESQQQVFYIGTNSTAVLTELRRQILGDFKNLPVAGEYMHRDIFDITEVYGKDTFMMIDKLGTDKMPDMFSAKGKFDAHASKVPFLPKNFSDRVMQCISKALPNHLPPRMKKFRDRYEHHLLLKMSGDGIAEAQSFLTEFFKQHEGDFFVCTDEEGKKAFLHRFAAAGAAVRYHAVHEKEVEDILALDIALRRNDRDWFETLPAEIDNQLVAKLYYGHFMCHVFHQDYIVKKGADSKKLKHQMLEILDAKGAEYPAEHNVGHLYIAKPHLKAFYQQADPTNSFNPGIGKTSKLKGWRE; translated from the coding sequence ATGAGCATTCATCAGGATAATCAGACGCTGATCACACGTCTGAAAGAGATCGTCGGCTACCGCCATGTACTCACCGGCGACAGCAACACCGAGCGCTACCGCAAGGGTTTTCGCTCCGGCGGTGGTAAAGCCTTAGCGGTAGTGTTTCCGCAGACCCTGCTCCAGCAGTGGCAACTGCTCAAGGCCTGCGTCGAGGCTGACAAGATTGTCATTATGCAGGCGGCCAACACCGGACTGACCGAAGGCTCGACGCCGAGCGGCGATGATTATGACCGCGATATCGTCATCTTCAGCACCCTCAAGCTCGACCATATTGAACTGCTCGACGGCGGCAATCAGGTGATTGGCTTTCCCGGCAGCACCTTATATAAGCTGGAAAAGATCCTCAAACCTTACGGCCGCGAGCCGCATTCGGTGATTGGCTCCTCCTGTATTGGCGCGTCGGTGGTCGGCGGTATCTGCAATAACTCCGGCGGATCGCTGGTCAAACGCGGCCCGGCTTACACCGAAATGGCGCTCTACGCGCAGATTGACGAACAGGGAGAGTTGCAGCTGATTAACCACTTGGGGATTGAGCTAGGCGACACGCCAGAGCAGATCCTCACCCGGCTGGAGAAAGGCAATTTCACCGCCAGCGAAGTGCATCACGACCAGCGTTTGGCCTCTGACCATGACTACGCCGAGCGCGTGCGCGACGTGGATGCCGACACCCCTTCTCGCTTCAACGCCGACCAGCGCCGCCTGTTCGAAGCCTCCGGCTGCGCGGGCAAGCTGGCGGTGTTTGCCGTGCGTCTGGACACCTTCCCGGCGGAAAGCCAGCAGCAAGTTTTCTATATCGGCACCAACAGCACGGCGGTGTTGACCGAGCTGCGTCGCCAGATTCTGGGTGATTTCAAAAACCTGCCGGTGGCCGGTGAGTACATGCACCGCGACATTTTTGATATCACCGAAGTCTACGGCAAAGATACCTTCATGATGATCGACAAGCTTGGCACCGACAAAATGCCGGACATGTTCAGCGCCAAGGGCAAGTTTGACGCCCACGCCAGCAAGGTGCCTTTCCTGCCGAAGAACTTTAGCGACCGCGTGATGCAGTGCATCAGCAAAGCGCTGCCGAACCATCTGCCGCCGCGCATGAAAAAATTCCGCGACCGCTACGAGCATCACCTGCTGTTAAAAATGTCCGGCGACGGCATCGCCGAGGCGCAAAGCTTCCTCACCGAGTTCTTTAAACAGCATGAAGGCGACTTCTTTGTCTGTACTGACGAAGAGGGCAAGAAGGCATTTCTGCATCGCTTCGCCGCCGCCGGGGCCGCCGTGCGCTATCACGCGGTGCACGAGAAGGAAGTGGAAGACATTTTGGCACTGGACATCGCCCTGCGCCGCAACGACCGCGACTGGTTCGAAACGCTGCCTGCTGAAATCGACAATCAGTTAGTCGCCAAGCTCTACTACGGCCACTTTATGTGTCACGTTTTTCATCAGGATTACATCGTCAAGAAAGGGGCGGACAGCAAGAAGCTCAAGCACCAGATGCTGGAAATCCTCGACGCGAAAGGCGCTGAGTACCCCGCCGAGCACAACGTCGGGCATCTGTATATCGCCAAGCCGCATCTGAAAGCCTTCTATCAGCAAGCCGACCCGACCAATAGCTTCAACCCCGGCATTGGTAAAACCAGCAAGCTGAAAGGCTGGCGGGAGTAG